The genomic stretch CTATACATTATTCAATGAGTGTTTTTCCAAAGCTGTTCATTGCAGAATCTGTCGAAATAATTTTAAGGCACGGGTCAGTGACCCTGCCTAATATTCTCAAGTCCTGAAACGGCGGACTGTCTTCACCAACTGATATCCTGGAATGGAGAGGGAGGTTAGTGCATTTCAAAAAATCGGATAGCAGTTCAAAGAATTCAGTTCAGTAATTAATATGCTATTTTTGAGAAAACTGTTCACTAAATCGCATCAATTACAAAATTATCTGGCGCTGCTTTGGCGTGAGTGTAGATTATTGTTCGGTCTAAAGTAATTCATGGAACACAAAAGGTCCTTATTGTACAATTATATTGTCATTATATTGCTATTAGTTTGTCAAAACTGTTAGCATGATAGCATCACTTACATATCTTGAACTGGTATGAAAGCAATGAAGTTCATTTTTCACGGCTAAAATATGTGCAATTTTGTGTCCTAGTAAAGCTGACTCCGAATTGCAAAGCTCCAAAGTAAGACAATTGCTGGTATTTTTAGTAAACCAATTTCAGTGGAATGCTGACTTGTTGTATATTTAAACCGCCGGCCGAAGACTCTCGACAGGACTGAAACTGACTGTTACGTTCTATGGACATCCTGAGAGGACGAATGTGGGGGTTCACAGTTACAATAGTCTTTCTTGGTGAGATGCTCTTTCATTCTGCGAGTCAGATTAGTGCCTCTTCTGTGACTTGGTCTGTCGCTAGACATCTGAGTTCACacttgtctgtgcatgtgtgcatgtttgtgtgtgtatggatgtCTTGACCTAGTGTGTGGTCTTCACACCCAAAATATCTCTTTGTAGTTCTCGCCATCCACGGGGTGAGGTCTGCTCGGCGTATTGACGCCAATGTCCATCTTCAAAATGCTCTGTACAAGCGGCAGCTTCAGATGGCGGATATGACGTCAGACATGTCCTGGCGGCTGCGCAGACAAACAACCCCGATTGCCATGACGGAGCTTGACGAGGTGATGGCCTTAGGTCCGAACTCAGCCCTGGAGGTCACGAGGTCAGCGACAACAGTCCAGGGCACAACATTGTGGCGTCTACAAGAGACTTTTAAAGGTAATCATGGCCgccgtgtttttttttttttttttttttttgttttttttttaggtgacGGCATATACGAAAGATGTCAGAGTACATTCACCCTTACCTAAACTCCTAgaagaaaaactaaactttttaagCTTTACACACAAGGACAAAATAGCACTGACTGGAGCTGTAGACATGTATCCACACCACGTCTAGAGCACCTTATGCTCATTGACTGGGGTGTTCATTGAGATGAAGTCAGGTCACATGACTGAACAAGACTGTTGTAGACTGCCGGCTCCTCATGACGGCATCGGTCCCTATTCAGGGCAGAATTTGCCCTTTACCCTTCTTTAGAACCACCGCACCTCTCAGTCCAAGATGGTAACCTCAATCGGGGTAGAGACTTGTCCaccattttacaaattttcctCCATCTGCAAGGACTCCCATGTTGGAGTGGTCAtcaataaaatgacatttcaaGGAAATATacttgaacaaaagaaaaatgtaaatttggTCACATGTGTCGGTATATTCATTCTCGGAACGACTTTCTGGGACGAGGATCAATCCGATACCGAAGTTCAACTTTCTCTTCAATCTCAAGAAACAAAGTTAAATGGAAAACTTGGCCTAAACGATAAATCATTTATTGTTTCCAATATTTGAATCAGACATGATTCAGAATTCCATAGATATATAATTTAAGCTTAACTTACCATTTGATTTGCTTTTCTATTTAACATTTtcctttggatttttttttctcgacagGGATACCTGTTGACGATGCGGTCCTTACGGTGGAAACAGACGGCACAGGCCAGCACGTGCAGGATGCCAGTGGTGTTGTGTATCAGGGTATAGAGGACGACACAGACGGTACTACATACATCGACAGCGATACCGCAGAAACCAACTGCCTCGATTATAACAATCACATCCACTTTATAGGCAACGTCCACAAACTCACGGTAATGCgtttatatatacagagagagaaaaaaataacaagcaaacaaaacgaaatatttattgttttagacACAGTTACGACTTAAAATTTGCATAAACATTAAACAGAGAGCTGGTGAGAGAGAGTTTGAAattcattaaacaattttattattccAGTCGTTTTACTTATCATAAAAGTCTAAAAGTTATGATGCCAATGGATACTACATACACAATACcacagtaatatatatatagagagagagcgcgTGGGGAGTTATataagtcttttttttcactgtaaCTGTCGTCGATATTATcgacatcaaaaaaaaaagacggaaaGAAAATTCAATTATGAGCATgcaaaaaagacagacagacacaagcaAGAACAAtacataaaatgcttttaaaccTTTCTGTTAATGTAAGACAACGCGCTTTCAATTTTCAGAGTGAGTTCAAAATATTCCTGAACGAGGAGAACCGTGCATACCCCGGGTATCTCGTGCAGTACACCGTTCTCGTGGATTGCAAAGAGCACCGGCCCACGTGCATCGTCAACGCGAGAGATGGCAATGTCGTCGACAGCAAGGACGCCGAGGAGTCGTCCCGGAAGTGTAATGCCAAAGGCACGGGAGGTAATCGCAAGATCGGGAAAGTCCACTACGGGGAACTGCAGAAATGCTTGCAGGTGACGCGGATAAACGACACGTGTTACGCAGAAAATAAATACGTTAAGGTCATTGACAACAAAAGGTCTTGCATAACGGACCAAGATAGTGAAGCTGCTTCCTACAACTGTCAGGAAGCTAAGGACGGGATCAACGGGGCGTACTCGCCCCTTCTGGATGCTCTGTTTCACGGTACAGTCGTAGTCAGGATGTTTGAGGACTGGTACAATGCCTACCCGTTAAAGGATAAGGTTACAATACGGGTACATTATGGAAA from Pomacea canaliculata isolate SZHN2017 linkage group LG8, ASM307304v1, whole genome shotgun sequence encodes the following:
- the LOC112570532 gene encoding uncharacterized protein LOC112570532, whose amino-acid sequence is MDILRGRMWGFTVTIVFLVLAIHGVRSARRIDANVHLQNALYKRQLQMADMTSDMSWRLRRQTTPIAMTELDEVMALGPNSALEVTRSATTVQGTTLWRLQETFKGIPVDDAVLTVETDGTGQHVQDASGVVYQGIEDDTDGTTYIDSDTAETNCLDYNNHIHFIGNVHKLTSEFKIFLNEENRAYPGYLVQYTVLVDCKEHRPTCIVNARDGNVVDSKDAEESSRKCNAKGTGGNRKIGKVHYGELQKCLQVTRINDTCYAENKYVKVIDNKRSCITDQDSEAASYNCQEAKDGINGAYSPLLDALFHGTVVVRMFEDWYNAYPLKDKVTIRVHYGKYISNAFWNGKYILLGDGSSRDFPFVNLDTLGHEIGHGVTEQLSGLIYSGQWGALNEAFSDMMGETSEAYLSETDWVVGREIRKGPQPPARFFANPSDDGHSISHVDNYTDGLDVHEASGVYNRVFYLLVHEYQQSIKEIFGVFLLANRMYWHHMSDYHSAACDVMKAAYDLGQDGALFRRAFKEVGIDVCDTETHVLGLRNDKVYENITVSVDVTPVFRYVFPAKSEYTDYSGVNISASSYYGDVHIVLTTEGWDADEEDQEILAEEDNFFEGSFETGKTPFPFYIWLTTESDVPLTDVTLWVSPF